Proteins co-encoded in one Myotis daubentonii chromosome 8, mMyoDau2.1, whole genome shotgun sequence genomic window:
- the BANF2 gene encoding barrier-to-autointegration factor-like protein: MNHMSPRLRAFLSEPIGEKDVVCIDGISHELAINLVTKGFNKAYTLLGQFLLMHKNEMEFQRWLICCCGATEREAQESTNCLKEWCSCFL, encoded by the exons ATGAATCACATGTCTCCCAGGTTGAGAGCTTTCCTCTCTGAACCCATTGGAGAAAAGGATGTTGTCTGCATAGATGGGATCAGCCATGAACTTGCAATCAATTTGGTCACCAAAGGTTTCAACAAG GCCTACACCCTGCTGGGACAGTTTCTTCTGATGCACAAGAACGAAATGGAGTTTCAGAGATGGCTCATTTGTTGTTGTGGTGCCACGGAGCGTGAGGCCCAGGAGAGCACTAACTGCCTGAAGGAGTGGTGCTCCTGCTTCCTATGA